A section of the Pseudomonas fluorescens genome encodes:
- the lon gene encoding endopeptidase La → MSDQQEFPDIDLNDYADPENAQTSSSNTGLALPGQNLPDKVYIIPIHNRPFFPAQVLPVIVNEEPWAETLELVSKSDHHSLALFFMDTPPEDPRHFDTSSLPLYGTLVKVHHASRENGKLQFVAQGLTRVRIKTWLKHHRPPYLVEVEYPHQPSEPTDEVKAYGMALINAIKELLPLNPLYSEELKNYLNRFSPNDPSPLTDFAAALTSATGNELQEVLDCVPMLKRMEKVLPMLRKEVEVARLQKEISAEVNRKIGEHQREFFLKEQLKVIQQELGLTKDDRSADVEQFEQRLEGKVLPAQAQKRIDEELNKLSILETGSPEYAVTRNYLDWATSVPWGVYGEDKLDLKHARKVLDKHHAGLDDIKSRILEFLAVGAYKGEVAGSIVLLVGPPGVGKTSVGKSIAESLGRPFYRFSVGGMRDEAEIKGHRRTYIGALPGKLVQALKDVEVMNPVIMLDEIDKMGQSFQGDPASALLETLDPEQNVEFLDHYLDLRLDLSKVLFVCTANTLDSIPGPLLDRMEVIRLSGYITEEKVAIAKRHLWPKQLEKAGVAKNSLSISDGALRALIDGYAREAGVRQLEKQLGKLVRKAVVKLLDEPDSVIKIGNKDLESSLGMPVFRNEQVLSGTGVITGLAWTSMGGATLPIEATRIHTLNRGFKLTGQLGEVMKESAEIAYSYISSNLKSFGGDPKFFDEAFVHLHVPEGATPKDGPSAGVTMASALLSLARNQPPKKGVAMTGELTLTGHVLPIGGVREKVIAARRQKIHELILPEPNRGSFEELPEYLKEGMTVHFAKRFADVAKVLF, encoded by the coding sequence ATGAGCGACCAGCAAGAATTCCCCGATATCGACCTCAACGACTACGCCGACCCCGAAAACGCACAAACGTCGTCGTCCAATACCGGCCTGGCCCTGCCCGGGCAGAACCTGCCGGACAAGGTCTATATCATCCCGATCCACAACCGGCCATTCTTCCCGGCGCAAGTGCTGCCGGTGATCGTCAATGAAGAACCCTGGGCCGAAACCCTGGAGCTGGTGAGCAAATCCGACCACCACTCCCTGGCCCTGTTCTTCATGGACACCCCGCCCGAAGACCCGCGGCATTTCGATACCTCCAGCCTGCCGCTGTACGGCACCCTGGTGAAGGTTCATCACGCCAGCCGTGAAAACGGCAAGCTGCAATTCGTCGCCCAGGGCCTGACCCGCGTACGCATCAAGACCTGGCTCAAGCATCACCGCCCACCGTACCTGGTGGAAGTCGAATACCCGCACCAGCCCAGCGAGCCGACCGACGAGGTCAAGGCCTATGGCATGGCGCTGATCAACGCGATCAAGGAACTGCTGCCGCTCAACCCGCTGTACAGCGAAGAACTGAAGAACTACCTCAATCGCTTCAGCCCCAACGACCCATCGCCCCTGACCGACTTCGCCGCCGCGCTGACCTCGGCCACCGGCAACGAGTTGCAGGAAGTGCTGGACTGCGTGCCGATGCTCAAGCGCATGGAAAAAGTCTTGCCGATGCTGCGCAAGGAGGTGGAAGTCGCGCGCCTGCAAAAGGAAATCTCCGCCGAGGTGAACCGCAAGATCGGCGAGCATCAGCGTGAGTTCTTCCTCAAGGAACAGCTCAAGGTGATCCAGCAGGAACTGGGACTGACCAAGGACGATCGCAGCGCCGATGTCGAGCAGTTCGAGCAACGCCTGGAAGGCAAGGTGCTGCCGGCCCAGGCCCAGAAACGCATCGATGAAGAACTGAACAAGCTGTCGATCCTGGAAACCGGCTCGCCGGAGTACGCGGTAACGCGCAATTACCTGGACTGGGCCACCTCGGTGCCGTGGGGTGTGTATGGCGAGGATAAACTCGACCTCAAACACGCACGCAAAGTCCTGGATAAACACCATGCGGGCCTGGATGACATCAAGAGCCGCATCCTCGAATTCCTTGCCGTGGGCGCCTACAAAGGCGAGGTCGCCGGTTCCATCGTGCTGCTGGTGGGCCCGCCGGGCGTGGGCAAGACCAGTGTCGGCAAATCCATTGCCGAGTCCCTGGGCCGGCCGTTCTACCGTTTCAGCGTCGGCGGCATGCGTGACGAGGCCGAGATCAAGGGCCATCGCCGCACCTATATCGGCGCCCTGCCAGGCAAGCTGGTACAGGCGCTCAAAGATGTGGAAGTGATGAACCCGGTGATCATGCTCGATGAGATCGACAAGATGGGCCAGAGCTTCCAGGGCGACCCGGCCTCGGCCCTGCTGGAAACCCTCGACCCGGAACAGAACGTCGAATTCCTCGACCACTACCTGGACCTGCGCCTGGACCTGTCCAAAGTGCTGTTCGTGTGTACCGCCAATACCCTGGACTCGATCCCTGGCCCCCTGCTCGACCGTATGGAAGTGATTCGTCTCTCGGGCTACATCACCGAAGAAAAGGTCGCCATCGCCAAGCGCCACCTGTGGCCAAAACAGCTGGAAAAGGCCGGCGTGGCCAAGAACAGCCTGAGCATCAGCGACGGCGCCCTGCGCGCGCTGATCGATGGCTATGCCCGCGAAGCCGGGGTACGCCAACTGGAGAAACAACTGGGCAAGCTGGTGCGCAAGGCCGTGGTCAAGCTGCTGGACGAGCCGGACTCGGTGATCAAGATCGGCAACAAGGACCTGGAAAGCTCCCTGGGCATGCCAGTGTTTCGCAACGAGCAAGTGCTGTCGGGCACCGGGGTCATCACCGGCCTGGCCTGGACCAGCATGGGCGGCGCCACCTTGCCGATCGAGGCGACGCGCATCCACACGCTCAATCGCGGCTTCAAGCTTACCGGGCAGTTGGGTGAAGTGATGAAGGAGTCCGCCGAAATCGCTTATAGCTACATCAGCTCCAACCTGAAGTCGTTTGGCGGTGATCCGAAGTTCTTCGATGAGGCCTTCGTGCACCTGCACGTGCCGGAAGGCGCCACGCCCAAAGACGGCCCGAGTGCCGGGGTGACCATGGCCAGTGCGTTACTGTCGCTGGCACGCAACCAGCCGCCGAAAAAAGGCGTGGCCATGACCGGTGAACTGACCCTGACCGGGCATGTACTGCCCATTGGTGGCGTGCGTGAGAAGGTGATTGCGGCGCGGCGGCAGAAGATCCATGAGCTGATCCTGCCAGAGCCCAACCGTGGCAGCTTTGAAGAATTGCCGGAGTACCTCAAGGAAGGCATGACCGTGCACTTTGCCAAGCGGTTTGCGGATGTGGCTAAAGTGTTGTTCTGA
- a CDS encoding protease inhibitor I42 family protein, with the protein MTAARLLLPLSLALLAACASAPKQNVTVDQQSACPLKLTTGQSLTLTLPSNPTTGYRWAIQDSAGGVLRSLGPEVYSNPEDAGVVGAAGQSTWRFQAFAAGSGRLRLTSQQPWAPEVNPVDTFDCAITVN; encoded by the coding sequence ATGACCGCTGCCCGCCTGCTTCTTCCGCTAAGTCTCGCCCTGCTCGCGGCTTGCGCCAGTGCACCGAAGCAAAACGTCACCGTCGATCAACAGAGCGCCTGCCCGCTCAAACTCACGACCGGGCAAAGCCTGACCCTGACCTTGCCAAGCAACCCCACCACCGGTTACCGCTGGGCGATCCAGGATTCAGCCGGCGGCGTGCTGCGCAGCCTCGGCCCGGAGGTCTACAGCAACCCCGAGGACGCCGGCGTGGTCGGGGCCGCCGGGCAATCCACCTGGCGCTTCCAGGCCTTTGCCGCAGGCAGTGGCCGCCTGCGCCTGACCTCCCAACAACCCTGGGCCCCGGAAGTGAACCCGGTGGACACCTTTGACTGCGCCATTACGGTGAACTGA
- a CDS encoding GntR family transcriptional regulator: MKAVSAPASRYAMIHQLLRDAIVSGTARHGLVLLEAPLAELFGTSRVPVRKALDLLHGEGLICRFDGRGYLINPEGLDLEPLRLPLSHGHLGLNGDDELVDTRPLGERIVEEIGAALSTCIAFGHYRLDEQAAADHYGVSRAVVREALMRLRDRGLVEKEPYSQWLAGPLTAREVTEDYELRACLEPQALLQSAPGLAREVLEAMLQRVIDAQNSAHCSLEEIEQLEADLHQHCLAGLQNRKIAALIRQGQSPMIISRIFYRLLGIGADPAMLAEHRLILELLLHGAFDAAALNLREHLQRARQRMLQRLKVLSVLPEQPLPAYLHKIS, translated from the coding sequence ATGAAAGCAGTGTCCGCCCCGGCCTCCCGTTACGCGATGATTCACCAGCTGTTGCGTGATGCGATCGTCAGCGGCACCGCGCGCCATGGGCTGGTCTTGCTGGAGGCGCCGCTGGCCGAATTGTTCGGGACCAGCCGCGTACCGGTGCGCAAGGCGCTGGACCTGCTGCACGGCGAAGGGTTGATCTGCCGTTTCGATGGCCGCGGCTACCTGATCAACCCCGAAGGCCTGGACCTGGAGCCGCTGCGCCTGCCCCTGAGCCATGGGCACCTGGGCCTGAACGGCGACGATGAACTGGTGGACACTCGGCCCCTGGGCGAGCGGATCGTCGAGGAAATCGGTGCGGCGCTGTCCACCTGCATTGCCTTCGGCCATTACCGCCTCGATGAACAGGCCGCTGCCGATCACTATGGCGTCAGCCGCGCGGTGGTGCGTGAGGCCCTGATGCGCCTGCGCGACCGGGGCCTGGTGGAAAAGGAACCGTACTCGCAATGGCTGGCCGGGCCGCTGACGGCCCGGGAAGTCACCGAAGACTATGAACTGCGTGCTTGCCTGGAACCACAAGCCTTGCTCCAGAGCGCGCCTGGCCTGGCGCGCGAGGTGCTCGAAGCCATGTTGCAGCGGGTGATCGACGCGCAAAACAGCGCCCATTGCAGCCTGGAGGAGATTGAGCAATTGGAGGCCGACCTGCACCAGCACTGCCTGGCCGGCCTGCAGAACCGCAAAATCGCCGCCCTGATCCGCCAGGGCCAGAGCCCGATGATCATTAGCCGGATTTTCTACCGTTTGCTGGGGATCGGCGCAGATCCGGCGATGCTCGCCGAACACCGGCTGATCCTGGAGTTGCTGCTGCATGGGGCGTTTGATGCAGCGGCGCTGAACCTGCGCGAGCATTTACAACGGGCGCGCCAACGGATGTTGCAGCGGTTGAAGGTATTGTCGGTGTTGCCCGAGCAACCATTGCCCGCCTACCTGCATAAAATCAGCTGA
- a CDS encoding polysaccharide deacetylase family protein: MAKDILCAFGVDVDAVAGWLGSYGGEDSPDDISRGLFAGEVGAPRLLKLFERYGLRTTWFIPGHSMETFPEQMKAVADAGHEIGVHGYSHENPIAMTAEQEEIVLDKSIELITQVTGKRPTGYVAPWWEFSKVTNELLLKKGIKYDHSLMHNDFHPYYVRKGDSWTKIDYSQHPDTWMKPLVRGEETDLVEIPANWYLDDLPPMMFIKKAPNSHGFVNPRHLEEMWRDQFDWVYREHEHAVFTMTIHPDVSGRPQVLLMLERLIEHIQSHAGVRFVTFDEIADDFIRRQPRT; this comes from the coding sequence ATGGCTAAAGACATCCTCTGTGCATTTGGCGTCGACGTTGACGCGGTCGCCGGCTGGCTCGGTTCCTACGGCGGTGAAGACTCACCCGACGATATTTCCCGCGGCCTGTTCGCGGGTGAAGTCGGTGCACCGCGCCTGCTCAAGCTGTTCGAGCGCTATGGCCTGCGCACCACCTGGTTTATCCCTGGCCATTCGATGGAAACCTTTCCCGAGCAGATGAAGGCGGTGGCCGACGCCGGCCATGAAATCGGCGTCCATGGCTACAGCCATGAGAACCCCATCGCCATGACGGCCGAGCAGGAAGAGATCGTCCTCGACAAGTCCATCGAGTTGATCACCCAGGTCACCGGCAAGCGCCCCACAGGCTACGTGGCGCCATGGTGGGAATTCAGCAAGGTGACCAACGAGTTGCTGCTGAAAAAAGGCATCAAGTACGACCACAGCCTGATGCACAACGACTTCCACCCCTACTACGTGCGTAAGGGCGACAGCTGGACCAAGATCGATTACAGCCAGCACCCCGACACCTGGATGAAACCCCTGGTGCGTGGCGAGGAAACCGACCTGGTGGAGATCCCCGCCAATTGGTACCTCGACGACCTGCCACCGATGATGTTCATCAAGAAGGCGCCCAACAGCCACGGCTTCGTCAACCCGCGCCACCTTGAAGAAATGTGGCGCGACCAGTTCGACTGGGTCTACCGCGAGCACGAACACGCCGTGTTCACCATGACCATCCACCCCGACGTGTCCGGTCGCCCGCAAGTGCTGCTGATGCTCGAACGCCTGATCGAACACATCCAGAGCCATGCCGGCGTGCGCTTCGTCACCTTCGATGAAATCGCCGACGACTTTATCCGCCGCCAACCCCGTACCTGA
- the cmoA gene encoding carboxy-S-adenosyl-L-methionine synthase CmoA, whose product MSKEPDRLFAQPLPQVPDFAFNEDVVRVFPDMIKRSVPGYPTIVENLGVLAAQFAQPGSVLYDLGASLGAVTQALRRHVRTDGCRVIAVDNSAAMVERCREYLNGQDSMFQELLPVEVIEGDILALQFQPASVVALNFTLQFIAPDERLALLGRIRQALLPGGALILSEKLRFNDPEEHALLTDLHVAFKRANGYSELEIAQKRSAIEHVMKPDSLEEHRERLLAAGFSKVVPWFQCLNFASLIALP is encoded by the coding sequence GTGAGCAAAGAACCCGATCGCCTATTCGCCCAGCCCTTGCCCCAGGTGCCGGACTTCGCCTTTAACGAGGACGTGGTGCGGGTATTCCCGGACATGATCAAGCGCTCGGTGCCCGGTTACCCGACCATTGTCGAGAACCTCGGCGTACTGGCGGCGCAGTTTGCCCAGCCGGGCAGCGTGCTCTATGACCTGGGCGCATCCCTGGGCGCTGTAACCCAGGCCTTGCGCCGCCATGTGCGCACGGACGGTTGCCGGGTGATTGCAGTGGATAACTCGGCGGCAATGGTCGAGCGCTGCCGCGAATACCTCAACGGCCAGGACTCGATGTTCCAGGAGCTGTTGCCGGTGGAAGTGATCGAAGGCGATATCCTCGCCCTGCAGTTCCAGCCGGCGTCGGTGGTGGCACTGAATTTCACCCTGCAGTTTATTGCCCCCGACGAGCGCCTGGCGCTGCTCGGACGGATTCGCCAGGCACTGCTGCCCGGTGGAGCGCTGATTCTCTCGGAAAAACTGCGTTTCAATGACCCAGAAGAACATGCGCTGCTCACCGACCTGCATGTGGCGTTCAAGCGCGCCAATGGCTACAGCGAACTGGAAATCGCCCAGAAGCGCAGCGCCATCGAACATGTCATGAAGCCCGACAGCCTCGAAGAACACCGCGAGCGCCTGTTGGCCGCCGGGTTCTCGAAAGTCGTGCCGTGGTTCCAGTGTCTTAACTTTGCCTCGTTGATTGCCTTGCCATGA
- the tadA gene encoding tRNA adenosine(34) deaminase TadA, which yields MRQIRPTAIIDRSRDQDFMREALALAAQGAALGEVPVGAVLVQGGEIIGRGFNCPISGSDPSAHAEMVAIRAAARAVSNYRLPGSTLYVTLEPCSMCAGLIVHSRIARVVYGALEPKAGVAQSQGQFFTQGFLNHRVVYEGGVLAEECGAVLSEFFKARRAKPSA from the coding sequence ATGCGCCAGATTCGCCCGACGGCGATTATAGACCGCAGCCGTGACCAGGACTTCATGCGCGAAGCCCTGGCCCTCGCCGCCCAAGGTGCAGCACTGGGTGAAGTACCGGTGGGCGCGGTGCTGGTGCAGGGTGGCGAAATCATCGGTCGCGGCTTCAATTGCCCGATCAGCGGCAGCGATCCGAGCGCCCATGCCGAGATGGTCGCCATCCGCGCGGCGGCCCGGGCTGTCAGCAACTATCGACTGCCGGGCAGCACGCTGTATGTGACCCTGGAACCGTGCAGCATGTGCGCCGGGCTGATCGTGCATTCACGCATTGCCCGGGTGGTGTACGGCGCGTTGGAGCCCAAGGCGGGGGTTGCGCAAAGCCAGGGGCAGTTCTTTACCCAGGGCTTCTTGAACCATCGGGTGGTGTACGAAGGCGGGGTGCTGGCCGAGGAGTGCGGGGCGGTGCTGAGTGAGTTCTTCAAGGCCAGAAGGGCCAAGCCCAGCGCCTGA
- a CDS encoding lysoplasmalogenase has protein sequence MPWMILALMGAGTFIYGLSTHSTLLCLLVKPLPVLALLGWLHDAPPSDYRRWISLGLIFSVVGDVLLAWPGDLFIFGLGAFLFAHLAYLKAYFSDCRRAALPALILALVVGAILLSILISHGLGDLLIPVVVYALVISAMLWRALARLGSDVPKRSAQLAAAGAASFVFSDTLIGINRFVVTFDAAPYLLIITYWLGQWGIAASAFHQTTRASTDQVG, from the coding sequence ATGCCATGGATGATTCTTGCGTTGATGGGTGCTGGCACTTTTATCTACGGCCTGAGCACGCACTCCACCTTGCTCTGCCTGTTGGTCAAGCCGCTGCCGGTGCTGGCACTCTTGGGCTGGCTGCATGATGCGCCGCCCAGCGACTATCGACGCTGGATCAGCCTGGGGTTGATTTTCTCCGTAGTGGGCGATGTGTTGCTGGCCTGGCCCGGCGACCTGTTTATCTTCGGCCTGGGCGCGTTTCTGTTCGCGCACCTGGCGTACCTCAAGGCCTATTTCAGCGACTGTCGCCGCGCAGCCCTGCCGGCCTTGATCCTGGCGCTGGTGGTGGGCGCGATCTTGCTGAGTATCTTGATCTCCCATGGCCTGGGCGACTTGCTGATCCCGGTGGTGGTGTACGCACTGGTCATCAGCGCCATGCTCTGGCGTGCGTTGGCCCGACTGGGCAGCGATGTGCCCAAACGCTCGGCACAGCTGGCGGCAGCCGGGGCGGCGTCGTTTGTGTTTTCCGACACTCTGATCGGGATCAATCGCTTTGTAGTGACCTTTGATGCCGCACCGTATCTGTTGATCATCACGTACTGGTTGGGCCAGTGGGGTATCGCGGCATCAGCGTTCCATCAGACAACCCGCGCATCCACGGACCAAGTTGGCTAA
- the cmoB gene encoding tRNA 5-methoxyuridine(34)/uridine 5-oxyacetic acid(34) synthase CmoB: MIDLSPLARHLVGTPLAVWAQGLQAQLDAKMEKGHGDLARWQSALDALPKILPSEVDLLNDLTLDTDCDDATRTQMHAALMGLSPWRKGPFKLFGVHVDTEWRSDWKWSRVAPHLDLAGKRILDVGCGNGYYMWRMLGAGADSVIGVDPNWLFFCQFQAVQRYLSAPNAWHLPFPFEDLPPNMEGFDTVFSMGVFYHRRSPIEHLLALKDCLVKGGELVLETLVIEGDQQQVLVPEDRYAQMRNVWFLPSVPALMLWLRRAGFSDVRCVDVSVTTVEEQRGTEWMKYQSLSDFLAPEDHSKTIEGLPAPMRAVIIAKK, translated from the coding sequence ATGATTGATCTGTCGCCCCTCGCCCGCCATCTGGTCGGCACTCCCCTGGCCGTATGGGCCCAGGGCCTGCAAGCACAACTCGATGCAAAAATGGAAAAAGGCCATGGCGACCTGGCGCGCTGGCAAAGTGCGCTGGACGCCCTGCCCAAGATTCTGCCAAGCGAAGTCGACCTGCTGAACGACCTGACCCTCGACACCGATTGCGATGACGCAACCCGCACGCAGATGCATGCCGCGTTGATGGGCCTGAGCCCGTGGCGCAAAGGCCCGTTCAAGCTGTTCGGGGTACATGTGGACACCGAATGGCGCTCGGACTGGAAATGGTCGCGGGTCGCGCCGCACCTGGACCTTGCGGGCAAACGCATCCTCGATGTGGGCTGTGGCAACGGCTATTACATGTGGCGCATGCTTGGCGCCGGCGCCGACAGTGTGATTGGCGTCGACCCCAACTGGCTGTTTTTCTGCCAGTTCCAGGCGGTGCAGCGCTACCTGTCGGCACCTAACGCCTGGCACCTGCCGTTCCCGTTTGAAGATTTGCCGCCGAACATGGAAGGTTTCGACACCGTGTTCTCCATGGGCGTGTTCTACCACCGCCGCTCGCCTATCGAGCATTTGCTGGCGCTCAAGGACTGCCTGGTCAAGGGCGGCGAACTGGTGCTGGAGACGTTGGTGATCGAGGGCGATCAACAACAGGTGCTGGTCCCCGAGGACCGCTACGCGCAGATGCGCAATGTGTGGTTCCTGCCATCGGTGCCAGCGCTGATGCTGTGGCTGCGCCGTGCTGGCTTCAGCGATGTGCGTTGCGTGGATGTAAGCGTGACCACGGTCGAGGAACAGCGTGGCACGGAGTGGATGAAGTATCAGTCCCTGAGCGACTTCCTCGCCCCTGAGGATCACAGCAAGACGATTGAAGGGCTGCCGGCGCCGATGCGGGCGGTGATCATCGCCAAGAAATAA
- a CDS encoding multicopper oxidase family protein, with amino-acid sequence MSRSFSRRQILGGLAGLAVVGVGAGGAYRYWLGKVADASAGRDYELIAAPLDVELVPGHTTQAWAFGPSAPGTELRVRQGEWLRVRFINHLPVATTIHWHGIRLPLEMDGVPYVSQLPVLPGEYFDYQFRVPDAGSYWYHPHVSSSEELGRGLVGPLIVEEREPTGFKHERTLSLKNWHIDEQGEFVEFSIPREAARGGTAGRLSTINGVPQAVIDLPAGQITRVRLLNLDNTLTYRLNIPNVDAQIYALDGNPIEPRPLGKEYWLGPGMRICLAIKAPPAGEELSIRNGPVRLGTFRSVANADAPGEWPPALPANPIAEPDLATAEKLNFNFEWVGSVSVNVENGKPPSLWQINGQAWDITDKTCADRPIAKLQLGKSYIFELKNMTQYQHPIHLHGMSFKVIASNRHKVTPYFTDTYLLGKNERARVALVADNPGVWMFHCHVIDHMETGLMAAIEVA; translated from the coding sequence GTGTCCCGATCCTTTTCCCGTCGACAAATCCTTGGTGGCCTCGCCGGCCTGGCAGTGGTGGGCGTCGGTGCCGGTGGTGCCTACCGCTACTGGCTGGGGAAAGTCGCGGACGCCAGCGCCGGGCGCGATTACGAGTTGATCGCTGCGCCCCTGGACGTGGAACTGGTGCCGGGGCACACCACCCAGGCCTGGGCGTTCGGTCCCTCGGCGCCGGGCACCGAGTTGCGCGTGCGTCAGGGCGAATGGCTGCGGGTGCGCTTTATCAACCACCTGCCGGTCGCCACCACCATCCACTGGCACGGCATCCGCCTGCCCCTGGAAATGGACGGCGTGCCTTATGTCTCGCAACTGCCGGTATTGCCCGGCGAGTACTTCGACTACCAATTCCGCGTGCCCGATGCCGGCAGCTACTGGTATCACCCCCATGTCAGCAGCAGCGAAGAGCTGGGCCGTGGCCTGGTCGGCCCATTGATTGTCGAGGAGCGCGAGCCCACTGGCTTCAAGCATGAGCGCACCCTGAGCCTGAAAAACTGGCATATCGACGAACAGGGTGAATTTGTCGAGTTCAGCATCCCCCGCGAAGCCGCCCGTGGCGGTACGGCCGGGCGCCTGTCGACCATCAACGGCGTGCCCCAGGCGGTGATTGACCTGCCCGCCGGGCAAATCACCCGCGTACGCCTGCTCAACCTCGATAACACCCTGACCTATCGCCTGAATATCCCCAACGTCGACGCTCAGATCTATGCGCTGGACGGCAACCCCATCGAGCCACGGCCCCTGGGCAAGGAATACTGGCTGGGCCCGGGCATGCGCATCTGCCTGGCGATCAAGGCCCCGCCGGCCGGTGAAGAACTGTCGATTCGCAACGGCCCGGTGCGCCTGGGTACTTTCCGCTCGGTGGCCAACGCCGATGCCCCTGGCGAGTGGCCGCCTGCCTTGCCGGCCAACCCGATTGCCGAGCCGGACCTGGCCACTGCCGAGAAACTCAACTTCAATTTCGAATGGGTCGGCTCGGTTTCGGTCAACGTCGAAAACGGCAAGCCGCCGAGCCTGTGGCAGATCAACGGCCAGGCCTGGGACATCACCGACAAGACCTGCGCCGACCGCCCGATTGCCAAGCTCCAATTGGGCAAGAGCTACATTTTTGAACTCAAGAACATGACTCAGTACCAGCACCCGATCCACTTGCATGGCATGAGCTTCAAGGTCATCGCCTCGAATCGCCACAAGGTCACGCCGTACTTCACCGATACCTACCTGCTGGGCAAGAACGAGCGGGCCCGTGTGGCGTTGGTGGCGGATAACCCTGGGGTGTGGATGTTCCATTGCCATGTGATCGACCATATGGAAACCGGCCTGATGGCCGCCATCGAGGTGGCGTGA